GAGGCCGTCATCGGCAAGTACTCCGGCGGGGCCGACGGCGGAGGAGCTGCGGCAGGGGGCCAGAGACGAGGACGACGAGCGAGAGACCGACCGCTCGTGACAGTGCTTCTCGACGGCTACGCGGCGATCGTGGTCCTCAAGCGGCGAGCCTGCGTCGTTCGAGCTGCGGTCCCTCGAGGCGGCTGAGGTGCTGATCCACCCGCTGAATCTCGCAGTGGTCATCGACCGAATGGCCCGCCTTGTGGGTGCCGATCCCGATGACATCGAGGCGGACATGGCCATCCTCGGCGTCGAAATCGCCGACGTCACGGCCGATGCGCTGGTCGAGCCCGGCCGCTGGCGAGCACGCGACTACCACCGGGCCGATCGGCCCGTAAGCCTGGCCGACTGCGTTGCCGGCGTCTGCGCCGTCACGATGGGAATCGCGTTGGCGACCTCGGACGCACACTGCGCGCACATGGTTCGCGACGAGGGCGGCGCCGTCGTCGCGCTTCCGGACAGCAAGGGCGTCCGGCCCTGACCGAAGGGGCGTTCATCGCCTCGAGCAGCGATGAACGCCCCGATCCGGAGTCAGACGGCGAGCCAGACGGTGGCGTCGGCGGGCAGCAGGGCGTCGGGGGTGAGGGGGTCGCTGGCGAGGATCACCTCGCGGTGAGCGGGCAATTCCACCGGAGCCGCACCGAGGTTCACCACGCAGACGAACGAGGCGCCGCGCTGGAAGGCGAGCACGTCGGTGTCGGAGGGGAGCCAGATGAGCGGCTCGGCGGACGGGATGTCGCGGCGAGACCGCAGCGCCGACCGGTACAGCGACAGCACCGACGCGGGGTCGCCCGACTCGGCCTCGACCGACTGCCGGCCCCAGCCGGACGGCTGCGGCAGCCACGAACCGCCCGAACCGAACCCGTGCGACGACCCGGAGACGGCCCAGGGCAGCGGCACGCGGCAGCCGTCGCGGCCACGTTCGGTGTGGCCGGACCGCTCCCAGACCGGGTCCTGCAGCGACTCGTCGGGGAGGTCCAGCACCTCGGCCAGCCCCAGCTCCTGACCCTGGTAGACGTACGCGCCGCCCGGCAGCGCCAGCATGAGCAGCGCCGCCGCCCGCGCCCGCCGCGTCCCCAGCTCGACGTCGACGGGGCCGGACATGCGGCCGGCGTGGCCCGCGCCGGCCGCCGTCACCGTGCGGCCGTACCGCGTGACGACGCGCTCGACGTCGTGGTTCTCGAGGACCCAGGTGGCCGGGGCGCCGACCGAGCCGAGCACCGTCACCGAGTCGTCGATGGACCGGCGCAGGTCGGCGGCCGTCCACGCCGACTTCAGGTAGTCGAAGTTGAACGCGCTGTGCAGTTCGTCGTCGCGCAGATAGCGGGCCAGCCGCGACGCCGGCTCGACCCACGCCTCGGCGACGTACAGCTTCGGCGGGTCGTAGGAGTCGGCGATCTCGCGCCAGCCGCGGTAGATCTCGTGCACGCCGTCGCGGTCGAAGAACGGGTGGTCGGCGATCGACGGGCGGTCGAGCAGGCCGGACTCGTCGTACGGGAGGTCCGGCCCGTCCATGTCCTTGACCATGCCGTGCGCGACGTCGATGCGGAAGCCGTCGACGCCGAGGTCGAACCAGAACCGGAGGATGTCGAGAAACTCGGCCTTGACCTCGGGGTTCTCCCAGTCGAAGTCGGGCTGCGAGACGTCGAAGATGTGGAAGAACCACTGGCCGGGCGTGCCGTCGGGCTCGGTGACGCGCTTCCACGCCGGCCCGCCGAAGACGCTGCGCCAGTTGTTCGGCGGCAGCTCACCGTCGTCGCCGCGGCCGTCGCGGAAGATGTAGCGGGCCCGCTCGGGCGACCCCGGGCCGGCGGCGAGCGCCTCCTTGAACCAGCGGTGATCCCACGAGCTGTGGTTCGGGACGATGTCGAGCAGCACCTTCAGGCCGAGCCCGTGCGCTTCGTCGAGCAGCGCCTTCGCCTGCGCGAGGTCGCCGAAGCGCGGATCGATGTCGCGGAAGTCGGCGACGTCGTACCCGCCGTCGTTCAGCGGCGACGGGTACCACGGGTTGATCCACAGCGCGTCGATGCCGAGATCGTGCAGGTACGGGAGCCGGTCGCGGAGACCGGCGATGTCGCCCTCGCCGTCGCCGTTGCCGTCGGCGAAGGAGCGGATGTACACCTGGTAGATGACGGCGTCTCTCCACCAGTCACGGGAAGCCTGAGTCACGGGACACCAGCCTAGAACAGCCCTCCGGCAGACGCGACGGCTCGGGCCGGACGCAGCAGCACCTCGCTGCCGAGCGGGACGAACCCGCAGGCCAGGAACGCGCGCAGCGAGCGGGCGTTGCCCGGCGTGACGGCGGCGAATACCGGCTCACCGGACGGCACCAGCGTCAGCGCGTCGGCCAGCAGCGACCGCCCGCGGCCGCGCCCCTGGCCGGCGTCCGGCACCTCGACGCTCAGCTCCCGGCGCCCGGCCGGGCCGCGGGCGAGCGTGACCAGGCCGCGGTCGTCGCCGTGCACGCGGACGTCC
This Jiangella alba DNA region includes the following protein-coding sequences:
- a CDS encoding AbrB/MazE/SpoVT family DNA-binding domain-containing protein produces the protein MSAYALTLSADGQVSIPAQVLRRWNAARVLVIDQGDRIIVRPIPDDPIEAVIGKYSGGADGGGAAAGGQRRGRRARDRPLVTVLLDGYAAIVVLKRRACVVRAAVPRGG
- a CDS encoding glycoside hydrolase family 13 protein is translated as MTQASRDWWRDAVIYQVYIRSFADGNGDGEGDIAGLRDRLPYLHDLGIDALWINPWYPSPLNDGGYDVADFRDIDPRFGDLAQAKALLDEAHGLGLKVLLDIVPNHSSWDHRWFKEALAAGPGSPERARYIFRDGRGDDGELPPNNWRSVFGGPAWKRVTEPDGTPGQWFFHIFDVSQPDFDWENPEVKAEFLDILRFWFDLGVDGFRIDVAHGMVKDMDGPDLPYDESGLLDRPSIADHPFFDRDGVHEIYRGWREIADSYDPPKLYVAEAWVEPASRLARYLRDDELHSAFNFDYLKSAWTAADLRRSIDDSVTVLGSVGAPATWVLENHDVERVVTRYGRTVTAAGAGHAGRMSGPVDVELGTRRARAAALLMLALPGGAYVYQGQELGLAEVLDLPDESLQDPVWERSGHTERGRDGCRVPLPWAVSGSSHGFGSGGSWLPQPSGWGRQSVEAESGDPASVLSLYRSALRSRRDIPSAEPLIWLPSDTDVLAFQRGASFVCVVNLGAAPVELPAHREVILASDPLTPDALLPADATVWLAV